From a single Candidatus Methanomethylicota archaeon genomic region:
- a CDS encoding beta-CASP ribonuclease aCPSF1 yields METLNTFGEIKKVVQREIPQEAGLTKIEFEGPFIVAYVKNLGVLIENNEPIRKIVHEIKKRIIVRADPSSRKSEYEAKQIIENIIPKEAEVTDITFDEESGEVIILAKKPGLVIGKGGSTLRDIVYQTGWRANIIRAPPLKSKIIEQTVYYLNKESEYRLKFLRQVGRRIHRPVLYKNEWVVVSALGGFREVGRQAILVQTLNSKVLIDCGVKPGVNESFNEFPRLEELELEDLDAVIITHAHLDHCGLVPLLFKYGYAGPVYCTKPTKSLMTLLQLDYLDVAVKEGKVTPYSLKDVKKTLLHTIALDYGEVTDISPDIRLTFHNAGHILGSAMVHLHIGEGLHNIVFTGDFKYAKTRLLEPASSSFPRVETLIMESTYGAPSDIIPSREETERLFLEYIKSTIEQNGKVLIPILAVGRAQEIMLVLDEAIKNGTLPQIPIYIEGMLQEVTAIHTAYPENLARDLKNRIFHKGENPFLSEHFISVDDKSARPEIAEGGPCIIMATSGMLTGGPALEYFKLLAPDSKNTLIFVNYQIEGTLGRSILKGAKEVTLMDSTGKLQIIEVKMNIKALDGFSGHSDRKQLLRFVNNISPKPRQIILVHGEESKCVNMADTIRRLFGVEAIAPRVGDRIRLT; encoded by the coding sequence ATGGAAACTTTAAATACTTTTGGAGAAATTAAAAAAGTAGTTCAAAGAGAAATACCACAAGAAGCAGGACTTACAAAAATAGAATTTGAAGGTCCATTTATTGTAGCTTATGTTAAAAATTTAGGAGTATTAATTGAAAATAATGAACCTATAAGAAAAATTGTTCATGAAATTAAAAAAAGAATTATAGTTAGAGCAGATCCAAGTTCAAGAAAATCTGAATATGAAGCTAAACAAATAATTGAAAATATAATTCCAAAAGAAGCTGAGGTTACAGATATAACTTTTGATGAAGAAAGTGGAGAAGTTATAATTCTTGCAAAAAAACCAGGTTTAGTAATAGGTAAAGGAGGGTCAACATTAAGAGATATTGTATATCAAACAGGTTGGAGAGCAAATATAATAAGAGCTCCCCCTCTTAAATCTAAAATTATTGAGCAAACTGTTTATTATTTAAATAAAGAAAGTGAATATAGACTTAAGTTTTTAAGACAAGTAGGAAGAAGAATACATAGACCAGTTTTATATAAAAATGAATGGGTTGTAGTCTCTGCTTTAGGTGGATTTAGAGAAGTTGGTAGACAAGCTATTTTAGTTCAAACATTGAATAGTAAAGTATTAATTGATTGTGGTGTAAAACCAGGGGTAAATGAATCATTTAATGAATTTCCTAGATTAGAAGAATTAGAATTAGAAGATTTAGATGCTGTAATAATAACTCATGCTCATTTAGATCATTGTGGCTTAGTTCCATTATTATTTAAGTATGGATATGCAGGTCCAGTTTATTGTACAAAACCTACTAAGAGTTTAATGACATTACTTCAATTAGATTACTTGGATGTAGCTGTAAAAGAAGGAAAAGTGACTCCATATTCTCTTAAAGATGTTAAAAAAACTCTTCTTCATACAATAGCATTGGATTATGGTGAAGTAACTGATATTTCTCCTGATATAAGATTAACTTTTCATAATGCAGGTCATATTTTAGGATCGGCTATGGTACATTTACATATAGGTGAAGGTCTACATAATATAGTCTTTACTGGAGATTTTAAATATGCAAAAACTAGATTATTAGAACCAGCATCTTCATCTTTTCCAAGAGTTGAAACATTAATAATGGAAAGTACATATGGAGCACCTTCAGATATAATTCCATCTAGAGAAGAAACTGAACGTTTATTTTTAGAATATATAAAATCAACAATAGAACAAAATGGTAAAGTGTTAATACCAATACTTGCTGTTGGAAGAGCTCAAGAAATTATGTTAGTACTTGATGAAGCAATAAAAAATGGAACATTACCTCAAATTCCAATATATATTGAAGGAATGCTTCAAGAAGTTACAGCAATTCATACAGCATATCCAGAAAATTTAGCTAGAGATCTTAAGAATAGAATATTTCATAAAGGAGAAAATCCATTTCTTTCTGAACATTTCATAAGTGTTGATGATAAAAGTGCTAGACCAGAAATTGCTGAAGGTGGACCATGTATAATAATGGCAACTTCTGGTATGCTTACAGGAGGACCAGCTTTAGAATATTTTAAACTTTTAGCTCCAGATTCAAAAAATACATTAATATTTGTAAATTATCAAATAGAAGGTACTTTAGGAAGATCAATATTAAAAGGTGCAAAAGAAGTAACTTTAATGGATTCTACAGGAAAGCTTCAAATAATAGAAGTGAAAATGAATATTAAAGCACTTGATGGTTTTTCAGGTCATAGTGATAGAAAACAATTACTTCGTTTTGTAAATAATATATCACCTAAACCAAGACAAATAATTCTAGTACATGGAGAAGAATCTAAATGTGTAAATATGGCAGATACAATAAGAAGACTTTTTGGAGTAGAAGCAATTGCTCCTAGAGTTGGAGATAGAATTAGACTTACATAA
- a CDS encoding PAC2 family protein gives MYIFNRKTMSIRIKIFKEPKVNNPYVIVGFPGIGYVAKIALDYIVEKLKAEKFAEIYSYSFPSFIIVKNDGTIDPIRVELYNSGNFIFVTANAQPATPEGQHELTDFIVREILKRYGISKIYAMAAYVVEGRIGEPKIYGAVTDIQIMKDLESFGIIPMSGGSISGANGIILTYAKENEIPAACLLSETLAYTYGYFADVKAAEALVKMITIITGIKIDLVDIEEKAKNFENMIRKFREAEEKTAREERGKTWKGDLTYLW, from the coding sequence TTGTATATTTTTAATAGAAAAACCATGAGTATAAGAATAAAAATCTTTAAAGAACCTAAAGTTAATAATCCATATGTAATAGTTGGATTTCCTGGAATAGGTTATGTAGCAAAAATAGCTTTAGATTATATAGTAGAAAAATTAAAAGCAGAAAAATTTGCAGAAATATATTCTTATTCATTTCCATCTTTTATAATAGTAAAAAACGATGGAACAATTGATCCAATTAGAGTTGAACTTTATAATTCTGGAAATTTTATATTTGTAACAGCAAATGCTCAACCTGCTACTCCTGAAGGACAACATGAATTAACAGACTTTATAGTAAGAGAAATTCTTAAAAGATATGGTATTTCAAAAATTTATGCCATGGCTGCTTATGTTGTAGAAGGAAGGATTGGTGAACCTAAAATATATGGTGCTGTTACAGATATTCAAATAATGAAGGATTTAGAAAGTTTTGGAATAATTCCAATGAGTGGTGGAAGTATATCTGGAGCAAATGGTATAATATTAACTTATGCAAAAGAAAATGAAATACCTGCTGCTTGTTTATTAAGTGAAACTCTTGCATATACATATGGATATTTTGCAGATGTTAAAGCAGCTGAAGCATTAGTAAAAATGATAACTATAATTACTGGAATAAAAATAGATTTAGTTGATATAGAAGAAAAAGCAAAAAATTTTGAAAATATGATAAGAAAATTTAGAGAAGCAGAGGAAAAAACTGCTAGAGAAGAAAGAGGGAAAACTTGGAAGGGAGATTTAACTTATCTTTGGTAA
- a CDS encoding NAD(P)-dependent glycerol-1-phosphate dehydrogenase: MHAINLPRFVIVGSDVLLKVEEVLKKLNYEGEVLITCGEGLTKEIAEKIENNLKNYSVHKITIKDSTYEEVEKVSRVIEETKAKMVIGVGGGKTIDVAKLSSFNKGIQFISIPTSATHDGISSPVASLKSEKGSISIMAHPPIALIADMELIMNSPKRHIISGVGDIIAKFTAVRDWRLAHKLKGEYYGEHAASLALMSAKLVAKNSELIARGLEAGIRVLVEALISCGYAMCIAGSSRPCSGSEHLFAHALERIAGNKTYHGERCGIGTIMMMYLHGGNWKKIKEVLSKIGAPTTAKELGVSDNQIIEALTMAHTIRPERYTILGERGLTRDAALELAKITGVID; the protein is encoded by the coding sequence ATCCATGCTATAAATCTTCCTAGATTTGTAATTGTAGGATCTGATGTATTATTAAAAGTTGAAGAAGTACTTAAAAAATTAAATTATGAAGGAGAAGTTTTAATAACATGTGGAGAAGGATTAACAAAGGAAATTGCAGAAAAAATTGAAAATAATTTAAAAAATTATTCAGTTCATAAAATTACTATAAAAGATTCAACATATGAAGAAGTAGAAAAAGTAAGTAGAGTTATAGAAGAAACAAAAGCAAAAATGGTAATAGGAGTAGGAGGAGGAAAAACCATAGATGTAGCAAAATTATCATCTTTTAATAAAGGAATTCAATTTATAAGTATACCAACATCTGCAACTCATGATGGAATTTCTTCTCCAGTAGCTTCATTAAAAAGTGAAAAAGGTTCAATATCAATTATGGCTCATCCACCAATAGCATTAATAGCAGATATGGAATTAATAATGAATTCTCCAAAAAGACATATTATAAGTGGAGTTGGAGATATTATTGCAAAATTTACAGCAGTTAGAGATTGGAGATTAGCTCATAAATTAAAAGGAGAATATTATGGAGAACATGCTGCATCTTTAGCATTAATGTCAGCAAAATTAGTAGCAAAAAACTCAGAATTAATAGCAAGAGGATTAGAAGCAGGTATTAGAGTTTTAGTAGAAGCATTGATAAGTTGTGGATATGCTATGTGTATTGCAGGTAGTAGTAGACCTTGTAGTGGATCTGAGCATTTATTTGCTCATGCTTTAGAAAGAATAGCTGGAAATAAAACTTATCATGGAGAAAGATGTGGTATTGGAACTATTATGATGATGTATTTACATGGTGGAAATTGGAAAAAAATAAAAGAAGTTCTTAGTAAAATTGGAGCTCCAACAACAGCAAAAGAATTAGGAGTAAGTGATAATCAAATTATTGAAGCTTTAACAATGGCTCATACTATAAGACCTGAAAGATATACAATTTTAGGTGAAAGAGGATTAACTAGAGATGCAGCTTTAGAATTAGCAAAAATTACAGGAGTGATTGATTAA
- a CDS encoding UPF0179 family protein, translated as MREIFTLIGESLAKKGSRFIAIEKPEFCKSCNLFEVCMKNIVVGRSYEVIEVRNRWHYCKLYEGKLVVVKVLELPIELVLKKQIAMEGAIIKFSPIECNEVKCRLKKFCKPNGLRIGERIKILKILEDVSEIALCSKNMVKTLVEIIE; from the coding sequence ATGAGAGAAATATTTACTTTAATAGGAGAAAGTTTAGCTAAAAAAGGTTCAAGATTTATAGCTATTGAAAAACCAGAATTTTGCAAATCTTGTAATTTATTTGAAGTTTGTATGAAAAATATTGTAGTAGGAAGAAGTTATGAAGTAATAGAAGTTAGAAATCGTTGGCATTATTGTAAATTATATGAAGGAAAATTAGTTGTTGTAAAAGTTTTAGAACTTCCAATAGAATTAGTTTTAAAAAAACAAATTGCTATGGAAGGGGCAATAATTAAATTTTCACCTATAGAATGTAATGAAGTAAAGTGTAGGCTTAAGAAATTTTGTAAACCAAATGGATTAAGAATTGGAGAAAGAATTAAAATTTTAAAAATATTAGAAGATGTCTCTGAAATAGCTTTATGTAGTAAAAATATGGTTAAGACATTAGTGGAAATTATTGAGTAG
- a CDS encoding FKBP-type peptidyl-prolyl cis-trans isomerase has translation MPIKNGDFILLDYVLKIKDTGEIFDTTIEEEAKNANIHNPENTYEPRLVVVGQGWVIKGIEEALIDMEEGGEKLIEIPPEKAFGERDPSKVRIIPAKELTKQGITPRPGARIELGGAIAIIRSVGSGRVTIDFNHPLSGRTIIAKIIVRKILTDTIEKIRELIHMRIRGIPKEKFIISLIGNMISIEMPEETFMSEDIRFAKKGIVKDISKFFSDITSVQFIETHNIKTTQ, from the coding sequence ATGCCAATAAAGAATGGTGATTTCATACTATTAGATTATGTATTAAAAATTAAAGATACAGGAGAAATATTCGATACTACTATTGAAGAAGAAGCAAAAAATGCAAATATACATAATCCAGAAAATACTTATGAACCAAGATTAGTAGTTGTTGGACAAGGTTGGGTAATAAAAGGAATTGAAGAAGCTTTAATTGATATGGAAGAAGGAGGAGAAAAATTAATAGAAATTCCTCCTGAGAAAGCTTTTGGTGAAAGAGATCCTTCTAAAGTAAGAATTATTCCTGCTAAAGAACTTACAAAACAAGGAATTACTCCAAGACCAGGAGCTAGAATAGAATTAGGAGGAGCAATTGCTATAATTAGAAGTGTTGGAAGTGGAAGAGTTACAATAGATTTTAATCATCCACTTTCTGGAAGAACTATAATTGCTAAAATAATTGTAAGAAAAATTCTTACTGATACTATAGAAAAAATAAGAGAACTTATACATATGAGAATAAGAGGAATTCCAAAAGAGAAATTCATAATTTCCTTAATTGGAAATATGATTAGTATTGAAATGCCTGAAGAAACTTTCATGTCTGAAGATATACGTTTTGCAAAAAAAGGTATTGTAAAAGATATAAGTAAATTCTTCAGTGATATAACATCTGTTCAATTTATTGAAACTCATAATATAAAAACTACTCAATAA
- the pdxT gene encoding pyridoxal 5'-phosphate synthase glutaminase subunit PdxT — translation MNKLIIGVLAFQGAIEEHIAMTKLAFNEMNINGEVIQVKKISDLEKINGLIIPGGESTTIGRIGSINQLFQLIKQRIFEGMPVLGTCAGLILLAKEIYDRVVGKIEQPTLGVLDIVVERNAFGRQRESFEAELEIPIIGNKKFKGVFIRAPAIRKIGPNVEILCKLGKTIVGVIQENIIATAFHPELTNDSRIHQLFIKKVRLL, via the coding sequence TTGAATAAACTTATAATAGGAGTATTAGCATTTCAAGGAGCTATAGAAGAACATATAGCAATGACAAAATTAGCATTTAATGAAATGAATATAAATGGTGAAGTTATTCAAGTTAAAAAAATAAGTGATTTAGAAAAAATAAATGGTCTTATTATACCTGGAGGAGAAAGTACAACAATAGGAAGGATTGGTAGTATAAATCAATTATTTCAATTAATAAAACAAAGAATTTTTGAAGGAATGCCAGTATTAGGAACTTGTGCTGGACTTATTTTATTAGCAAAAGAAATTTATGATAGAGTTGTTGGAAAAATTGAACAACCTACTCTTGGAGTTTTAGATATTGTTGTTGAAAGAAATGCTTTTGGAAGACAAAGAGAATCTTTTGAAGCTGAACTTGAAATTCCAATTATTGGAAATAAAAAATTTAAAGGTGTTTTTATAAGAGCACCTGCTATAAGAAAAATTGGACCTAATGTTGAAATATTATGTAAATTAGGAAAAACTATAGTAGGAGTAATTCAAGAGAATATTATAGCTACAGCTTTTCATCCTGAACTTACAAATGATTCTAGAATACATCAGCTTTTTATAAAAAAAGTTAGATTATTATAG
- a CDS encoding cobaltochelatase subunit CobN, whose protein sequence is MLELKSQFKFEVNDKVLNAFKRALEIAKRIKALKEYENFFLALSGNYVEPGASGSLTRGKIDILPTGRNFYGVDPTALPTKFAWEIGVKTAKKLLVHYFEKHGKWPESVGHWLWSIDAYKADGEQLAQILYLLGVRPIWVKNAVKEIEVIPIEELKRPRIDVCVRITGIVRDTLPNYIELIQKAVTKVIALDEPLEMNFVKKHYLEQIEKLSKLGVSEEFAKCRVWGCKPGAYGAGVNYAIEASAWKSNKDLAKVWIHWSAYAYGDKFRGEFSPEALILNLKNIEVITRNHISDEHDLLNCCCYFSYQGGFYNTVKEVKGKEPEIIIVDTREITNAEIREIKNEIERIVRAKLLNDYWIEEMKKHGYRGANEFSKKILHLYGWSATTKLIEDWVFDEIAEKYVLSEEMKKFFIENNVYALEEIVRRLVEANKRGLWKTNDEKLRRIREIYAEIEGILEEDLIGDVQGGEIRFLNYEDIEDWKENLKELEKAFEVVK, encoded by the coding sequence TTGCTCGAATTGAAAAGTCAGTTTAAGTTTGAAGTCAATGATAAGGTCTTAAATGCTTTTAAACGAGCTTTGGAGATAGCAAAAAGGATAAAAGCTTTAAAGGAATACGAAAACTTCTTTTTAGCCCTTTCTGGAAATTACGTGGAACCCGGTGCCTCTGGTTCTTTAACGAGGGGTAAGATTGATATTTTACCCACTGGAAGAAACTTCTATGGCGTAGATCCAACTGCATTGCCAACGAAATTTGCATGGGAAATAGGTGTAAAGACTGCTAAAAAGTTACTTGTCCACTATTTCGAAAAACATGGAAAATGGCCAGAAAGTGTTGGACATTGGCTTTGGAGCATCGATGCTTATAAAGCTGATGGAGAGCAATTAGCACAAATCCTTTACCTTCTTGGAGTTCGACCAATTTGGGTCAAGAATGCTGTTAAGGAAATTGAAGTAATTCCTATTGAGGAGCTTAAAAGACCGAGAATAGACGTTTGTGTCAGAATAACTGGAATTGTTAGAGATACTTTGCCAAATTACATTGAACTTATCCAAAAAGCAGTTACAAAAGTCATTGCCTTAGATGAGCCTTTAGAAATGAATTTCGTAAAAAAGCATTATTTGGAACAAATAGAAAAGCTTTCAAAGCTTGGAGTAAGTGAGGAATTTGCAAAATGCAGAGTTTGGGGATGCAAGCCTGGAGCTTATGGAGCTGGAGTTAATTATGCCATTGAAGCTTCTGCATGGAAAAGTAATAAAGATCTTGCAAAAGTTTGGATTCATTGGAGTGCTTATGCTTATGGCGATAAATTCAGAGGTGAATTCTCTCCTGAAGCTTTAATCTTGAATTTAAAAAACATTGAAGTTATTACAAGAAATCATATAAGCGATGAACATGATTTATTAAATTGCTGTTGTTACTTCTCATATCAAGGTGGTTTCTACAATACAGTAAAAGAAGTTAAAGGCAAAGAACCTGAAATAATTATAGTTGACACTAGAGAGATAACTAATGCTGAGATCAGAGAGATTAAGAATGAGATCGAAAGGATTGTGAGAGCAAAACTTCTAAATGATTACTGGATTGAAGAGATGAAAAAGCATGGTTATAGAGGAGCTAATGAGTTTTCTAAGAAAATTCTTCACCTTTACGGCTGGTCTGCGACAACAAAGCTTATCGAAGACTGGGTTTTTGATGAGATTGCTGAGAAGTATGTTTTAAGTGAGGAAATGAAAAAATTCTTCATTGAAAACAACGTTTATGCCTTAGAAGAGATTGTAAGAAGGCTTGTGGAAGCAAATAAAAGAGGACTTTGGAAAACAAATGATGAAAAATTGAGAAGAATCAGAGAAATTTATGCTGAAATTGAGGGAATTCTTGAAGAAGATCTTATTGGTGATGTTCAAGGTGGAGAAATTAGATTCTTGAATTATGAAGATATTGAAGATTGGAAGGAGAATTTGAAAGAATTGGAAAAAGCTTTTGAGGTGGTAAAATGA
- the pdxS gene encoding pyridoxal 5'-phosphate synthase lyase subunit PdxS: MISLIGEVINSKGIKLEKLEDIEVKRGSALVKRGFAHMQKHGVIMDVTNIEQAQIAEEAGAVAVMVLDKLPYDVRKAGGVARTASLKIIEEIMDHITIPVMAKCRIGHTYEAKVLEAIGVDMIDESEVLTPADEERHIWKWDFTTPFVCGARDLGEALRRIEEGASMIRTKGEPGTGNVAEAIKHIRIVNNEIRRVKAIYESGDQQELIKIARELRVSYELVEEVGRLGRLPVVNFAAGGIATPADAALMMNLGCDGIFVGSGIFKSEDPLERAQAIVLATTFYDDPEIVAEAQKMISEQKSMIGMDIKTLELKMQERGTS, encoded by the coding sequence ATGATATCATTAATTGGTGAAGTAATAAATTCTAAAGGAATTAAATTAGAAAAATTAGAGGATATAGAAGTAAAAAGAGGAAGTGCTTTAGTTAAAAGAGGATTTGCTCATATGCAAAAACATGGAGTAATAATGGATGTAACTAATATAGAACAAGCTCAAATAGCAGAAGAAGCTGGAGCTGTAGCAGTAATGGTATTAGATAAACTTCCATATGATGTTAGAAAAGCTGGAGGGGTTGCAAGAACTGCAAGTCTTAAAATTATTGAAGAAATTATGGATCATATAACCATACCAGTAATGGCTAAGTGTAGAATTGGTCATACTTATGAAGCTAAAGTATTAGAAGCTATAGGTGTAGATATGATAGATGAATCTGAAGTTCTTACACCTGCAGATGAAGAGAGGCATATATGGAAATGGGATTTTACAACTCCATTTGTATGTGGTGCTAGGGATTTAGGAGAAGCTTTAAGAAGAATAGAAGAAGGGGCTTCAATGATTAGAACAAAAGGAGAGCCAGGAACAGGAAATGTTGCAGAAGCTATAAAACACATAAGAATTGTAAATAATGAAATTAGAAGAGTAAAAGCTATTTATGAAAGTGGAGATCAACAAGAGCTTATAAAAATAGCAAGAGAGCTTAGAGTTTCTTATGAACTTGTGGAAGAAGTTGGAAGACTTGGAAGACTTCCTGTAGTTAATTTTGCAGCAGGAGGAATTGCAACTCCTGCTGATGCTGCATTAATGATGAATTTAGGTTGTGATGGAATATTTGTTGGTTCAGGAATATTTAAATCAGAAGATCCTTTAGAAAGAGCACAAGCAATTGTTCTTGCAACAACATTTTATGATGATCCTGAAATAGTAGCAGAAGCACAAAAAATGATAAGTGAACAAAAATCTATGATTGGAATGGATATAAAAACATTAGAACTTAAAATGCAGGAAAGGGGTACATCTTGA
- a CDS encoding VWA domain-containing protein: MKIAIFEEVIFFPFSAIVGQEKAKLALICNAIDPTIGGVLLSGDKGTGKSTMVRAFSQVLPEIEVIEDCPFNCNPYNIAEMCNSCKEKAKRDEIKIAKRKMRVINLPLSVTLDRLVGTIEISKALKEGIRALQPGILAEANRNILYIDEVNLLEDYIADVLLDSAAMGWNFIEREGISLKHPSKFILVGSMNPEEGELRPQLLDRFGMFVAIEASQNIEERIEIVKRVIEFQRDPQGFYEKYRKWDEKLRDSIVNAKKILDEVEIEEDLLKILAETIIQLGIKTHRAEITTVKAAKAIAAFNGRKRVSIEDLNKAMELTLPHRLKSKMFQKPQISQKQEKFISKQRSENETMEGGRTNQQKDNYSMGNSETRFEAVNVELEKRCCKEEGKNTGSSRDCRLTLIGKPLGIPISYTLPIKGVEDINFFATLNSAVLRGYPLEIRDEDIRINVRRARAPKLTAILLDSSGSMALQKRISIAKGIAKKIVENSYQRRDLLSLIVFNGNEAKVVVNPTRKYEEVFDAIDRIPTGGRTPLASALLRLLSIAKRMKKRNVKVNGILISDGKANVSISGSIEDDLKKICSLIAKEGIKLEIYDTRTRALDPSPNYIELISEITNAHILRL; the protein is encoded by the coding sequence ATGAAAATTGCAATTTTTGAGGAAGTGATCTTTTTCCCATTTTCAGCAATAGTTGGACAAGAAAAGGCTAAGCTTGCATTAATTTGTAATGCAATAGATCCAACTATTGGCGGAGTTTTGCTTAGTGGTGATAAAGGCACAGGAAAGTCGACAATGGTCAGAGCTTTTTCACAAGTTTTACCTGAAATAGAAGTCATTGAAGATTGTCCTTTCAACTGCAATCCATACAACATTGCAGAGATGTGTAATAGTTGTAAAGAAAAAGCTAAACGAGACGAAATTAAGATCGCAAAACGGAAGATGAGAGTAATAAATCTACCACTAAGTGTAACCCTCGACAGACTTGTTGGAACAATCGAAATAAGTAAGGCATTGAAGGAAGGCATAAGAGCTTTGCAACCTGGAATTCTCGCAGAAGCGAATAGAAACATTCTTTATATCGATGAAGTAAACTTGCTCGAAGATTACATTGCAGACGTTTTACTCGATTCAGCAGCAATGGGTTGGAACTTTATTGAGAGAGAGGGAATTTCTTTGAAGCATCCAAGTAAGTTTATACTCGTTGGCTCAATGAATCCAGAGGAAGGAGAGCTAAGACCACAGTTATTGGATAGATTTGGGATGTTTGTGGCAATAGAGGCTTCACAAAATATTGAAGAAAGAATAGAGATAGTTAAAAGAGTCATAGAATTTCAGAGAGATCCACAGGGTTTTTATGAAAAATATAGAAAATGGGATGAAAAACTGAGAGACTCAATTGTTAATGCAAAGAAAATTCTTGATGAGGTTGAGATTGAAGAAGATCTTTTGAAAATTCTCGCAGAAACGATCATCCAACTTGGCATAAAAACGCATAGAGCGGAGATAACTACTGTTAAAGCAGCAAAAGCAATTGCAGCATTCAATGGAAGAAAGAGAGTGAGCATAGAAGATCTAAACAAGGCTATGGAACTAACACTACCACACAGACTGAAATCAAAAATGTTCCAAAAGCCTCAGATATCACAGAAACAAGAGAAATTTATCAGTAAACAGAGATCGGAAAACGAGACTATGGAGGGGGGAAGAACAAATCAGCAAAAGGATAATTACTCTATGGGAAACTCTGAAACAAGGTTTGAAGCTGTGAACGTTGAACTCGAAAAAAGATGCTGTAAAGAGGAGGGCAAAAATACTGGAAGTTCAAGGGATTGTAGGCTAACATTGATTGGAAAACCTTTAGGCATCCCTATTTCATATACACTACCAATTAAGGGTGTGGAAGACATAAATTTCTTTGCAACTCTAAATTCAGCAGTGCTCAGGGGCTATCCTTTGGAGATAAGGGATGAAGATATAAGGATAAATGTGAGAAGAGCAAGAGCTCCTAAGTTAACTGCAATCTTGCTTGACTCAAGCGGAAGTATGGCTTTGCAGAAAAGGATAAGCATAGCAAAAGGGATTGCAAAAAAGATTGTTGAAAATTCTTATCAGCGTAGAGATTTGCTTTCGCTAATCGTTTTCAATGGTAATGAAGCAAAGGTGGTTGTTAATCCAACAAGGAAGTATGAGGAGGTTTTTGATGCTATCGATAGGATTCCAACAGGAGGAAGGACACCTCTTGCTTCAGCACTTCTTAGATTACTAAGTATTGCAAAGAGAATGAAAAAGAGGAATGTCAAAGTGAATGGAATTCTAATCAGTGATGGAAAGGCGAATGTATCAATCTCAGGCAGTATTGAGGACGATTTAAAAAAAATTTGTAGTTTAATAGCAAAAGAAGGGATAAAGCTCGAGATTTACGATACAAGAACAAGGGCTCTTGATCCATCACCAAACTACATTGAGTTAATTTCAGAAATTACAAATGCACATATCTTGAGGTTATAA
- a CDS encoding proteasome subunit beta, with protein MQLYEKLKKGTTTVGVVCKDGIVLATDRRVTSGLYVAHKRGRKIYILDENKAATIAGLVADAQMIMDFLKAHISLMKITNKAPPSTKAIATLASNILFSSRYFPYIVQFIIAGMDEDSPKMYVLDWFGTLTEEKFIATGSGSPYAIGVLEALLKTNPTISEALPIIAKAVKSAIDRDPGSGEGIDIVILSKEGVKELKDEEISKLLE; from the coding sequence TTGCAGTTGTATGAAAAACTTAAGAAAGGTACTACTACAGTTGGAGTAGTATGTAAAGATGGTATAGTACTAGCTACTGATAGAAGAGTGACTTCTGGTCTATATGTAGCTCATAAAAGAGGAAGGAAAATATACATACTTGATGAAAATAAAGCAGCTACTATTGCAGGATTAGTTGCAGATGCTCAAATGATTATGGATTTCTTAAAAGCTCATATATCTTTAATGAAAATTACTAATAAAGCCCCTCCTTCTACAAAAGCAATTGCTACATTAGCTTCAAATATACTTTTTAGTTCAAGATATTTCCCATATATAGTACAATTCATAATTGCAGGAATGGATGAAGATAGTCCAAAAATGTATGTACTTGATTGGTTTGGTACTTTAACTGAAGAGAAATTTATTGCTACAGGATCAGGAAGTCCATATGCAATAGGAGTTTTAGAAGCTTTACTTAAAACTAATCCAACAATATCAGAAGCTCTTCCAATAATAGCTAAAGCAGTTAAATCTGCTATTGATAGAGATCCTGGTAGTGGAGAAGGAATAGATATTGTAATATTAAGTAAGGAGGGGGTAAAAGAACTTAAAGATGAAGAAATATCAAAGCTTTTAGAATAA